One Halobaculum roseum DNA segment encodes these proteins:
- a CDS encoding dihydroorotase — protein sequence MTTLFTNATLADGCVRDVLVEGETIARVADAGTLDTADADADETVDCDGKHLLPGAIDAHVHFREPGFAHKEDWHTGSRSAAAGGVTTVVDQPNTDPPTVTGEAVDEKATLAGKSLVDFGINGGVTAEWDPDSLFERPIFALGEVFLADSTGDMGIDADLFADAVARAAAEDTVVTVHAEDADLFDRAALERAGDGTGRDADVDAWSAFRTAAAEAAAVDRALEVGADSAADIHIAHTSTPEGVDAAASAGATCEVTPHHLFLSRENLDDLGTFGRMNPPLRSEQRREAVFERVADGTVDIVATDHAPHTRAEKDGSVRDAPSGVPGVETMLPVLLQEVRTGTLTLERVRDLVAATPAEIFDVAGKGRVDEGNDADLVLVDLDDAREIRGDDLHSKCGWTPFEGREAVFPELTLVRGHVAYDARGDGERFGDAVGENVRA from the coding sequence ATGACCACGCTGTTCACGAACGCCACGCTCGCGGACGGCTGCGTGCGCGACGTGCTCGTCGAAGGCGAGACGATCGCCCGCGTCGCCGACGCCGGCACGCTCGACACCGCGGACGCCGACGCCGACGAGACCGTCGACTGCGACGGCAAGCACCTGCTTCCGGGCGCCATCGACGCGCACGTCCACTTCCGCGAGCCCGGCTTCGCGCACAAGGAGGACTGGCACACCGGGTCGCGGTCTGCGGCCGCCGGGGGCGTCACGACGGTCGTCGACCAGCCGAACACCGATCCGCCGACCGTCACGGGCGAGGCCGTCGACGAGAAGGCCACGCTGGCCGGGAAGTCGCTCGTCGACTTCGGGATCAACGGCGGCGTGACGGCGGAATGGGACCCCGACTCGCTGTTCGAGCGGCCGATCTTCGCGCTCGGCGAGGTGTTCCTCGCCGACTCCACTGGCGACATGGGAATCGACGCGGACCTGTTCGCCGACGCGGTCGCCCGCGCGGCCGCCGAGGACACCGTCGTCACCGTCCACGCCGAGGACGCCGACCTGTTCGACCGGGCGGCCCTGGAGCGCGCGGGCGACGGAACCGGCCGCGACGCCGACGTGGACGCCTGGAGCGCCTTCCGCACCGCCGCGGCGGAGGCCGCGGCCGTCGATCGCGCGCTCGAGGTCGGCGCCGACTCCGCCGCCGACATCCATATCGCCCACACCTCGACGCCCGAGGGCGTCGACGCCGCCGCCTCCGCGGGCGCGACCTGCGAGGTGACGCCCCACCACCTGTTCCTCTCGCGCGAAAACCTCGACGACCTCGGCACCTTCGGCCGGATGAATCCGCCGCTGCGCAGCGAGCAGCGCCGGGAAGCCGTCTTCGAGCGCGTCGCCGACGGCACCGTCGACATCGTCGCCACCGACCACGCCCCGCACACCCGCGCCGAAAAGGACGGGAGCGTCCGGGACGCGCCCTCCGGCGTCCCCGGCGTCGAGACGATGCTCCCGGTGCTCCTGCAGGAGGTGCGGACGGGGACTCTCACGCTGGAGCGCGTTCGGGACCTCGTCGCCGCGACCCCCGCCGAGATATTCGACGTGGCGGGCAAGGGCCGCGTCGACGAGGGGAACGACGCCGACCTCGTGCTCGTCGACCTCGACGACGCCCGCGAGATCCGCGGCGACGACCTCCACTCGAAGTGCGGGTGGACGCCGTTCGAGGGCCGCGAGGCCGTCTTCCCGGAACTGACGCTCGTGCGCGGCC
- a CDS encoding lipoate--protein ligase family protein, translating to MLAAAGESGVPAVRVWAPGRSLAFGRRDAHADGYDRAKSVAREHGFPPVERSVGGRAVAYAESTLAFAHAIPLDDARTGLNDRYESAVATVLAALRDAGADVDRGEPPASYCPGDYSVRVAGGGKVAGIAQRVRQDAALVSGCVTVAERGPIRAVLRPVYEALDVPFDPHSVGSVARAGGPADPETVREALEAGFVGDRAADVRDVADLPASDD from the coding sequence ATGCTCGCCGCGGCCGGGGAGTCGGGCGTCCCCGCGGTTCGCGTGTGGGCGCCGGGGCGCTCGCTCGCGTTCGGGCGCCGCGACGCCCACGCGGACGGCTACGACCGGGCGAAGTCCGTCGCCCGCGAACACGGGTTCCCGCCGGTCGAGCGCTCGGTCGGCGGCCGCGCGGTCGCGTACGCCGAGTCGACGCTGGCGTTCGCGCACGCGATCCCCCTCGACGACGCCCGAACGGGTCTGAACGACCGCTACGAGTCGGCGGTCGCGACCGTCCTCGCGGCCCTCCGCGACGCCGGCGCCGACGTGGATCGCGGGGAGCCGCCCGCCTCCTACTGCCCGGGGGACTACTCCGTCCGCGTCGCCGGCGGCGGCAAGGTCGCCGGCATCGCCCAGCGCGTCCGGCAGGACGCCGCGCTGGTCTCCGGCTGCGTCACGGTCGCCGAGCGCGGGCCGATCCGGGCGGTCCTTCGCCCCGTCTACGAGGCGCTCGACGTTCCCTTCGACCCCCATTCGGTCGGCTCCGTCGCGCGAGCCGGCGGCCCCGCCGACCCCGAGACGGTCCGCGAGGCCCTCGAAGCCGGGTTCGTCGGCGACAGAGCGGCCGACGTGCGCGACGTGGCGGATCTCCCGGCGAGCGACGACTGA
- a CDS encoding DUF7112 family protein, producing the protein MSDRLASDAAEVTSHRARLARSGGTRLPCLRIPEETALSAGEEIRLVLDGDQRHATVTSDAKGLLVRGAYDDRKRMREAGTAGGDAENRLVEWAREHDREPGDAVELDEVDPGYVYGLRVPGERAVYTVTKRPDTGLQDIADSLCDDN; encoded by the coding sequence ATGAGCGACAGACTCGCCAGCGACGCCGCCGAGGTCACCAGTCACCGCGCCCGCCTCGCGCGCTCGGGCGGCACACGCCTCCCCTGCCTGCGGATCCCCGAGGAGACCGCCCTCTCGGCCGGCGAGGAGATCCGGCTCGTCCTCGACGGCGACCAGCGCCACGCGACGGTGACGAGCGACGCCAAGGGCCTGCTCGTGCGCGGCGCCTACGACGACCGCAAGCGCATGCGAGAGGCCGGCACCGCCGGCGGCGACGCCGAGAACCGCCTCGTGGAGTGGGCTCGCGAGCACGACCGCGAGCCCGGCGACGCGGTCGAGTTGGACGAGGTCGACCCCGGCTACGTCTACGGCCTGCGCGTCCCCGGCGAGCGCGCCGTCTACACCGTGACGAAGCGCCCCGACACGGGGTTGCAGGACATCGCCGACTCGCTGTGCGACGACAACTGA
- a CDS encoding DUF5807 family protein gives MTDDAADDAEAGIDADDGKLAEFLAGERLDDVAIYLTHDHLDEQGKIANMGQAVDEGVVLVVPGDDGRKAFAAGTGMDPMQFSKGAMARDGVIYPDLGGGECPDAAEEPEADHRAEFVFAFAEERNEEVGGLYAEGDVMHAYAHCACGTDYSHKWLMGEYSEEPAVEE, from the coding sequence ATGACCGACGACGCCGCCGACGACGCCGAGGCGGGCATCGACGCCGACGACGGGAAGCTCGCGGAGTTCCTCGCGGGCGAACGCCTCGACGACGTCGCCATCTACCTGACGCACGACCACCTCGACGAGCAGGGGAAGATAGCCAACATGGGTCAGGCCGTCGACGAGGGTGTCGTCCTCGTCGTCCCCGGCGACGACGGCCGCAAGGCGTTCGCCGCCGGCACCGGCATGGACCCGATGCAGTTCTCGAAGGGCGCGATGGCCCGCGACGGCGTCATCTACCCCGACCTGGGCGGCGGCGAGTGCCCCGACGCGGCCGAGGAGCCAGAGGCGGACCACCGCGCGGAGTTCGTCTTCGCGTTCGCCGAGGAACGAAACGAGGAGGTCGGCGGCCTGTACGCCGAGGGCGACGTGATGCACGCGTACGCCCACTGCGCCTGTGGCACCGACTACTCGCACAAGTGGCTCATGGGCGAGTACAGCGAGGAGCCGGCCGTCGAGGAATAG
- a CDS encoding DHH family phosphoesterase, with the protein MDDELIESDTLPLDRKSRLPGTGFFYPDSLDEDRAEERAKEAVEGAEAVVITDSDADGLGCVALIREVYDAALDPTPFEERRRAKLDGTYEEEYGEEADDEVDDRAESPVALLPSGPHSFEEDLEYAAEYLEEGTDVFVCDICPDAFEYIAEDLRAVVRRADSVRWFDHHQWDEELAASVRELGIDLVVGESDEECSTDVTLRSLEYDFDERFTELAAVTRDHDLWLKEDERSDDLADFAYWTGGEEYAAVVGAYGVDLPPVVVEYVEQRRVEKGLLIEKAVDRAVEHEVGEWSVGVTYGRCSQNEVADALREQGMDAAVIVKPSGSASIRGSDDFERCHEVAGQVNGGGHPKAAGCMPDIYDDMLDYGHHWTTEGATAKRVILRAFESLAEEEKEAADTDAE; encoded by the coding sequence ATGGACGACGAACTCATCGAAAGCGACACCCTCCCGCTGGACCGCAAGTCGCGACTCCCCGGGACGGGCTTCTTCTACCCCGACTCGCTGGACGAGGACCGAGCCGAGGAGCGCGCGAAGGAGGCGGTCGAGGGCGCCGAGGCGGTCGTGATCACCGACTCCGACGCCGACGGGCTCGGCTGCGTCGCGCTGATCCGCGAGGTGTACGACGCCGCCCTCGACCCGACGCCGTTCGAGGAGCGCCGCCGCGCGAAGCTCGACGGCACCTACGAGGAGGAATACGGCGAGGAGGCCGACGACGAGGTGGACGACCGCGCCGAGTCGCCGGTCGCACTGCTGCCCTCCGGCCCGCACTCCTTCGAGGAGGACCTCGAATACGCCGCCGAGTATCTGGAGGAGGGAACTGACGTGTTCGTCTGCGATATCTGCCCCGACGCCTTCGAGTACATCGCCGAGGACCTCCGGGCGGTCGTCCGCCGCGCCGACTCCGTCCGCTGGTTCGACCACCACCAGTGGGACGAGGAGCTGGCGGCGTCGGTCCGCGAGCTGGGCATCGATCTGGTCGTCGGCGAGAGCGACGAGGAGTGCTCGACGGACGTGACGCTGCGCTCGCTGGAGTACGACTTCGACGAGCGTTTCACGGAGCTGGCGGCGGTCACCCGCGACCACGACCTCTGGCTGAAGGAGGACGAGCGCTCCGACGACCTCGCCGACTTCGCCTACTGGACCGGCGGCGAGGAGTACGCCGCGGTCGTCGGCGCCTACGGCGTCGACCTGCCGCCGGTCGTCGTGGAGTACGTCGAACAGCGCCGCGTCGAGAAGGGGCTGCTCATCGAGAAGGCGGTCGACCGCGCCGTCGAACACGAGGTCGGCGAGTGGTCGGTCGGCGTCACCTACGGCCGGTGCTCGCAAAACGAGGTCGCCGACGCCCTGCGCGAGCAGGGGATGGACGCCGCGGTGATCGTCAAGCCCTCCGGCTCGGCGTCGATCCGCGGCTCCGACGACTTCGAACGCTGTCACGAGGTGGCCGGGCAGGTGAACGGCGGCGGCCACCCGAAGGCCGCCGGCTGCATGCCCGACATCTACGACGACATGCTCGACTACGGCCACCACTGGACCACCGAGGGCGCCACCGCCAAGCGCGTCATCCTCCGGGCGTTCGAGTCGCTCGCCGAGGAGGAGAAGGAAGCGGCGGACACGGACGCGGAGTAA
- a CDS encoding universal stress protein, with product MPGFDTIVVATDGSDSVSRAVAVALDLAERFDAAVHALYVVDSGEVDSSPEAVREQMRNALQERGGEAIVDVQKRADRDVTAVVREGRPANEIADYAREIDADLVATGTRGRHGENRFLIGSVAERVVRTCPVPVLTVRQLAGENGDGGYGGAPV from the coding sequence ATGCCCGGGTTCGACACCATCGTCGTCGCCACCGACGGCTCCGACAGCGTCTCGCGCGCCGTCGCGGTCGCGCTCGATCTGGCCGAGCGGTTCGACGCCGCGGTCCACGCGCTGTACGTCGTCGACAGCGGCGAGGTCGACTCCTCGCCGGAGGCGGTGCGCGAGCAGATGCGCAACGCCCTCCAGGAACGGGGCGGCGAGGCCATCGTCGACGTGCAAAAGCGCGCCGACCGCGACGTGACCGCCGTCGTCCGCGAGGGACGCCCCGCCAACGAGATCGCCGACTACGCCCGCGAGATCGACGCCGACCTGGTCGCCACCGGAACCCGCGGGCGCCACGGCGAGAACCGCTTCCTCATCGGCTCGGTCGCCGAGCGCGTCGTCCGAACTTGCCCCGTCCCGGTGCTCACGGTCCGACAGCTGGCCGGCGAGAACGGCGACGGCGGCTACGGCGGCGCGCCGGTCTGA
- a CDS encoding hybrid sensor histidine kinase/response regulator — MADTLDAIRVLHVDDEPDFAELVATFLEREHDRIEVRGASDAEAGLNVLADQDVDCIVSDHDMPGKDGIEFLRAVREEYPDLPFLLFTGKGSEEVASDAISAGVTDYIQKGGGTDQYALLANRIVNAVEAVQSRRMLTERTRRLETLIGNLPGVVYRCRNEPSWPMETVDGEAEELTGYTAAELESNRVDWGNEVIHPDDRDAMWDAVQDGIAADGAFEVTYRILTRDGETKWMWERGRGVYADDGSLEALEGFITDVTERKVREDRLEQTTARLEALFEESPDMIDIHDAEGNVLDANPQFFAETGYTEEEVTSMKVWEIDRTLDPATAREIWEDMAVGDRREMEGEYTRSDGSTFPVTIHIRRLDLAGSDRYLVSSRDVSERRRRERKLERLRERSRALNYTRTVEETAQLATDAAAEIIGAELSSVHLLNDAGDRLEPVSVADSVEEVFGDPPSYDRSAPQGTRSHFAWEAFRAGEPTHVRSVSDHDRVTEETPAESVLFHPVEDHGLFIMSSTNADAFTETDVLLVEILANYLEAAFDRVTREETLRERQNRLELLHDATQELIRADSEGAIADRIVEAAEEILGFSVVVVRFFDPDTGELVPVAESDSVADVIPERRPFTADSGSLNWDSFEAGEVRVYDDIEAGTGAVDSGTGLRSLMLLPLGSHGTVSVGETTPGAFDATDEFLARILTTAAETALDEHDRERRLRESRDELRRQNEGLEEFVSVVSHDLRNPLNVATGRLDLARDDCDSEHLDAVEHAHDRMEALIEDLLALAREDDTATDLAPVDPASTVRECWANVETGEASLAVEVDGAILADERRLRQLFENLVRNAVEHGGDGVTVTVGELDDGFFVEDDGVGIPAGRRESVFEAGYSTSNEGTGFGLRIVKQVVAAHGWEIRATEGRDGGARFEVTGVASADE, encoded by the coding sequence ATGGCCGACACTCTCGACGCGATACGGGTGCTCCACGTCGACGACGAGCCGGACTTCGCCGAGCTGGTCGCGACGTTCCTAGAGCGCGAACACGACCGGATCGAGGTCCGTGGCGCGAGCGACGCCGAGGCGGGGCTGAACGTGCTGGCCGACCAGGACGTGGACTGCATCGTGTCCGACCACGACATGCCGGGCAAGGACGGGATCGAGTTCCTCCGGGCGGTCCGCGAGGAGTATCCGGATCTCCCGTTCCTGTTGTTCACCGGGAAGGGGAGCGAGGAGGTCGCGAGCGACGCGATCTCCGCGGGGGTGACCGACTACATCCAGAAGGGCGGCGGCACCGACCAGTACGCGCTGCTGGCCAACCGGATCGTGAACGCCGTCGAGGCGGTCCAATCGCGCCGGATGTTGACCGAGCGAACGCGACGCCTGGAGACGCTCATCGGCAACCTCCCGGGGGTCGTCTACCGCTGCCGCAACGAGCCGAGTTGGCCGATGGAGACCGTCGACGGGGAAGCCGAGGAACTGACGGGGTACACCGCGGCGGAGCTGGAGTCGAATCGCGTCGACTGGGGGAACGAGGTCATCCATCCCGACGACCGCGATGCCATGTGGGACGCCGTCCAGGATGGGATCGCCGCGGACGGCGCGTTCGAGGTCACCTATCGGATCCTGACGCGCGACGGGGAGACGAAGTGGATGTGGGAGCGGGGTCGCGGCGTGTACGCGGACGACGGAAGTCTGGAGGCGCTGGAGGGGTTCATCACCGATGTCACCGAGCGAAAGGTGCGCGAGGACCGTCTGGAACAGACGACCGCCCGCCTGGAGGCGCTGTTCGAGGAGTCGCCGGACATGATCGACATCCACGACGCCGAGGGGAACGTCCTCGACGCGAACCCCCAGTTCTTCGCGGAGACGGGCTACACGGAGGAGGAGGTCACCTCGATGAAGGTGTGGGAGATCGACCGGACGCTCGATCCCGCCACCGCCCGCGAGATCTGGGAGGACATGGCGGTCGGCGACCGGCGGGAAATGGAGGGGGAGTACACCCGGAGCGACGGCTCGACGTTCCCCGTCACCATCCACATCAGGCGGCTCGATCTCGCCGGGTCCGACCGGTACCTCGTGAGCAGTCGCGACGTGTCCGAACGCAGACGGCGCGAGCGAAAGCTCGAACGGCTCCGCGAGCGCTCGCGGGCGCTCAACTACACCCGGACGGTCGAGGAGACGGCACAGCTGGCGACGGACGCCGCCGCCGAGATCATCGGGGCCGAGCTGAGCTCCGTCCACCTCCTGAACGACGCGGGCGACCGACTGGAGCCGGTTTCGGTCGCCGACTCCGTCGAGGAGGTGTTCGGCGATCCCCCGTCGTACGATCGATCCGCACCTCAGGGGACCCGGTCACACTTCGCGTGGGAGGCGTTTCGGGCCGGCGAGCCGACGCACGTCCGTTCGGTGTCCGACCACGACCGGGTGACCGAGGAGACGCCCGCGGAGAGCGTCCTGTTCCACCCGGTCGAGGATCACGGCCTGTTCATCATGTCCTCGACGAACGCCGACGCGTTCACCGAGACCGACGTCCTCCTCGTCGAGATCCTCGCGAACTACCTCGAGGCGGCCTTCGACCGCGTGACCCGCGAGGAGACGCTCAGGGAGCGCCAGAACCGGCTCGAACTGCTGCACGACGCGACGCAGGAACTCATCCGGGCGGACTCCGAAGGGGCGATCGCCGACCGGATCGTCGAGGCGGCCGAGGAGATCCTCGGCTTCAGCGTCGTCGTGGTGCGGTTCTTCGACCCCGACACGGGCGAGTTGGTTCCGGTCGCGGAGTCCGACTCGGTCGCGGACGTGATCCCCGAGCGAAGACCGTTCACCGCCGACTCCGGCAGCCTCAACTGGGACAGCTTCGAGGCCGGCGAGGTCCGGGTGTACGACGACATCGAGGCCGGCACCGGCGCGGTCGACTCTGGGACCGGGCTCCGGAGCCTCATGCTGCTCCCCCTGGGCTCGCACGGGACCGTCTCCGTCGGCGAGACCACGCCCGGCGCGTTCGACGCGACCGACGAGTTCCTCGCGCGGATCTTGACGACGGCGGCGGAGACGGCGCTCGACGAGCACGACCGCGAACGCCGGCTCCGCGAGAGCCGCGACGAACTCCGCCGGCAAAACGAGGGGCTCGAGGAGTTCGTCTCCGTCGTCAGCCACGACCTCCGCAACCCGCTGAACGTCGCCACCGGCCGGCTGGACCTCGCCCGCGACGACTGCGACAGCGAGCACCTCGACGCCGTCGAGCACGCGCACGACCGGATGGAGGCGCTGATCGAGGACCTCCTCGCGCTGGCGCGGGAGGACGACACGGCGACCGACCTCGCGCCGGTCGACCCCGCATCGACGGTCCGGGAGTGCTGGGCGAACGTCGAGACGGGCGAGGCGTCGCTCGCCGTCGAGGTCGACGGGGCGATCCTGGCCGACGAACGACGACTCAGGCAACTGTTCGAGAACCTGGTCCGCAACGCGGTCGAACACGGCGGCGACGGGGTCACCGTCACCGTCGGCGAGCTGGACGACGGGTTCTTCGTCGAGGACGACGGCGTCGGGATCCCCGCCGGCCGGCGCGAGTCGGTGTTCGAGGCGGGCTACTCGACGAGCAACGAGGGGACCGGCTTCGGGCTGCGGATCGTCAAGCAGGTGGTCGCCGCCCACGGCTGGGAGATCCGCGCGACCGAGGGACGCGACGGCGGCGCCCGGTTCGAGGTCACCGGCGTGGCGTCGGCCGACGAGTAG
- a CDS encoding DUF7474 family protein translates to MPRFAYPCPGCRTTNSLHDAGCDFEGTEWHHVEQAYTDVLTVLVDGPVTESALQHAVHDEWSGLHRAALDVLQREGRVEETDAGLELLTAERYREEVSEPTREPMATIYREGSYPGCHDNAIFALIAWYEMVGLSWAETRQNVIEWLHRSGTWDRGGFEESSPEQLVESKRHVYEAGYGWKEKAQAAKRVIERHG, encoded by the coding sequence GTGCCCCGGTTCGCGTACCCCTGTCCCGGCTGTCGCACCACGAACAGCCTGCACGACGCCGGCTGCGACTTCGAGGGGACCGAGTGGCACCACGTCGAGCAGGCGTACACGGACGTGCTCACCGTCCTCGTCGACGGCCCGGTCACCGAGTCCGCCCTCCAGCACGCCGTCCACGACGAGTGGTCGGGGCTCCACCGGGCCGCCCTCGACGTACTCCAACGCGAGGGCCGCGTCGAGGAGACCGACGCCGGCCTCGAGTTGCTCACCGCCGAGCGCTACCGGGAGGAGGTGTCCGAGCCGACGCGCGAGCCGATGGCGACCATCTACCGCGAGGGGAGCTACCCCGGCTGCCACGACAACGCGATATTCGCGCTCATCGCCTGGTACGAGATGGTCGGCCTCTCGTGGGCGGAGACGCGCCAGAACGTCATCGAGTGGCTCCACCGCTCGGGGACGTGGGACCGCGGCGGCTTCGAGGAGTCGAGCCCCGAACAGCTCGTCGAGAGCAAGCGCCACGTGTACGAGGCCGGCTACGGCTGGAAGGAGAAGGCGCAGGCGGCAAAGCGCGTGATCGAGCGGCACGGC